A window from Triticum aestivum cultivar Chinese Spring chromosome 6D, IWGSC CS RefSeq v2.1, whole genome shotgun sequence encodes these proteins:
- the LOC123146065 gene encoding kinesin-like protein KIN-10A: MAPQPTPSPRTGPPSTPQASGAATPFRTPVSKHRLHFPPATPRHGGAGAATEHPVEVIGRVRNLTASAAGASVLEVPGGAGGGGTTVRVRGDAGGISCRDFSLDGVSVSEEEDLEGFYRRFVRSRIQGVRVGAKCTVMVYGPTGSGKSHTMFGCARQPGIVYRALRDILDGGGGCSTGGESGEEEDAGFGVGLFVQVAVLEIYNEEIYDLLVGSGANTKGNAPKVRLEVMGKKAKNATYISGNEAGKISREVAKVEKRRTVKSTLCNERSSRSHCMIILDVPSVGGRLMLVDMAGSENIEAAGQTGFDAKMQTAKINQGNTALKRVVESIANGDSHVPFRDSKLTMLLQDSFEDDKSKILMILCASPDPKELHKTVSTLEYGAKAKCIIRAAHASTPRDKISSEESSSMLNSRIVAMNQFIYKLQKENKQREKERNEAQNVLRLKEEELAQARAKLRLLEGQGAAAKEEEINSKVAEKTQLLKSELQMMEEKMLRQQQELLALKQRLQEVELEKADARQPAQQDVIGGRLLARLSEMSAGGDACMSMAMSMSMDLDAGDQPSVLDVKVIKEDTRQQQGQMWNHTSTAGSCTTALEQEDVVRLSGFPEKAVLSTVFEEGDEESEEKDNGAEVEVCKEVVEEESYKVDRMEQPIAEPDRTNRIQNIFRLCGNYRELVKKQNADESPAKQQVFGDENKQPGQQHLLGDENNQQGKQVFGDENQDPSAAWAAIENPMCDVKVADSPVSSQLSPIVCHVVDDTELTMPEELKSCTTDGEANEQSKKEREGLLDVYIKWESGSLIKGLKLLPTACLSDLRKLIEAHFEEAGSKQPQHQFTFLLLGDPSGAPVSREKEPTVQISRLPNWNNQTNSYLACLRVAKKPATTEQQQQLHQTPFSPLESKLNSLALNEVQQHHHAAAGALSPKVAAQMSPSYIRELRA, encoded by the exons ATGGCACCGcagccgacgccgtcgccgcggacGGGCCCGCCGTCGACGCCGCAGGCGTCGGGGGCCGCGACCCCGTTCAGGACGCCCGTCTCCAAGCACCGCCTCCACTTCCCGCCCGCCACCCCGCGCCACGGCGGGGCCGGCGCCGCCACGGAGCACCCCGTCGAGGTCATCGGCCGCGTGCGCAACCTCACCGCCTCCGCCGCGGGCGCGTCCGTCCTGGAGGTCCCGGGCGGCGCGGGCGGGGGCGGCACCACCGTCCGTGTCCGCGGGGACGCGGGCGGCATCTCGTGCCGCGACTTCAGCCTCGACGGCGTGTCGGTCTCCGAGGAGGAGGACCTCGAGGGGTTCTACCGCCGCTTCGTCAGGTCCCGGATCCAGGGCGTGCGGGTCGGGGCCAAGTGCACCGTCATGGTGTACGGGCCCACCGGGTCCGGGAAGAGCCACACCATGTTCGGCTGCGCTAGGCAGCCCGGCATCGTGTACCGGGCGCTCCGGGACATCCTCGACGGGGGAGGAGGCTGTAGTACTGGTGGCGAaagcggcgaggaggaggacgccgggtTCGGGGTCGGGCTGTTCGTGCAGGTCGCCGTGCTCGAGATTTACAACGAGGAGATCTATGATTTGCTTGTCGGCAGCGGAGCGAATACTAAAGGGAACGCCCCCAAG GTGAGGCTAGAAGTAATGGGGAAGAAAGCCAAAAATGCAACTTATATATCTGGAAATGAAGCTGGAAAGATATCCAGGGAAGTTGCAAAAGTAGAGAAGCGGCGTACTGTCAAGAGCACACTCTGTAATGAGAGAAGTTCGCGAAGTCACTGCATG ATTATCTTGGATGTGCCATCGGTGGGAGGAAGGCTGATGCTGGTGGATATGGCTGGTTCTGAAAACATAGAAGCTGCAGGCCAAACTGGATTTGATGCCAAGATGCAG ACGGCGAAGATCAACCAAGGCAACACAGCTTTGAAACGAGTGGTTGAGTCCATAGCCAATGGTGATTCACATGTTCCATTTCGAGACAGCAAGCTCACAATGCTGTTACAG GACTCATTTGAGGATGACAAATCAAAGATTCTGATGATTCTGTGTGCGAGTCCTGACCCAAAGGAATTGCACAAGACAGTTTCTACCTTGGAATACGGTGCTAAAGCAAAATGCATTATCCGTGCTGCTCATGCATCAACACCAAGGGACAAAATTAGCTCTGAGGAGTCATCTTCAATGCTCAATTCAAGGATTGTTGCAATGAACCAGTTCATATACAAGCTGCAGAAGGAGAACAAGCAAAGAGAGAAAGAGCGCAACGAGGCCCAAAATGTTCTTCGGCTAAAGGAGGAGGAGCTAGCGCAAGCGAGGGCGAAGCTCAGGCTGCTAGAAGGGCAGGGTGCAGCTGCAAAGGAGGAAGAGATCAACTCAAAGGTCGCTGAGAAGACCCAGTTGCTAAAGAGTGAGCTCCAGATGATGGAAGAGAAAATGCTTAGGCAGCAGCAAGAGCTCCTTGCTTTGAAGCAGCGTTTGCAGGAGGTGGAGCTTGAAAAAGCAGATGCTCGTCAGCCTGCACAGCAGGATGTCATTGGTGGTAGACTGTTGGCGCGACTATCAGAGATGTCTGCAGGAGGAGATGCATGCATGTCAATGGCGATGTCGATGTCCATGGATTTGGATGCTGGAGATCAGCCGTCTGTGTTGGATGTGAAGGTGATCAAGGAGGATACTCGCCAGCAGCAGGGCCAGATGTGGAATCACACATCGACAGCAGGCTCTTGCACCACTGCCCTGGAGCAAGAAGATGTGGTCAGGCTTTCTGGGTTCCCTGAAAAGGCGGTCCTGAGCACTGTATTTGAGGAGGGAGATGAAGAAAGCGAAGAGAAGGACAATGGTGCTGAGGTGGAGGTGTGCAaagaagtggtggaagaggagagttACAAGGTGGACCGAATGGAACAACCGATTGCTGAACCGGACCGGACCAACCGTATCCAGAACATCTTCAGGCTGTGTGGCAACTACCGTGAGTTGGTGAAGAAACAAAACGCCGACGAGTCACCGGCGAAGCAGCAAgtgtttggagatgagaacaagcagcccggacagcagcatTTGTTGGGAGATGAGAACAATCAGCAGGGAAAGCAGGTGTTTGGCGATGAGAACCAGGACCCATCAGCAGCATGGGCAGCCATAGAAAACCCCATGTGCGACGTCAAGGTTGCCGACAGCCCTGTGTCGTCGCAGCTCTCGCCCATCGTTTGCCATGTCGTGGACGATACCGAGCTGACAATGCCGGAAGAGCTAAAATCATGCACCACAGATGGCGAAGCAAATGAGCAGAGCAAGAAGGAGCGAGAGGGCTTGCTGGACGTCTACATCAAATGGGAGTCCGGCAGTCTGATCAAGGGGCTGAAGCTTCTGCCGACCGCTTGCCTTTCAGACCTGAGGAAGCTCATCGAGGCTCACTTTGAAGAAGCCGGCAGCAAGCAGCCACAGCACCagttcaccttcctcctcctcggg GATCCTTCGGGTGCTCCGGTGTCGAGGGAGAAGGAGCCGACGGTGCAGATCAGCAGGCTGCCCAACTGGAATAACCAGACCAACAGCTACCTGGCCTGCCTGCGCGTCGCCAAGAAGCCGGCGAcgacggagcagcagcagcagctccaccAGACGCCCTTCAGCCCGTTGGAGAGCAAGCTCAACTCCTTGGCCCTGAACGAGGTGCAGCAGCACCACCATGCCGCCGCCGGCGCGCTCTCGCCCAAGGTCGCCGCGCAGATGAGCCCCAGCTACATCCGGGAGCTCAGGGCTTGA